In one Lachnospiraceae bacterium GAM79 genomic region, the following are encoded:
- a CDS encoding sodium ion-translocating decarboxylase subunit beta, with translation MSSIVDVLSNLANQTGFASLDWKNYVMILVAFVFMFLAIKFGFEPLLLVPISFGMLLVNMFPDIMAEGGLLHYFYMLDEWSILPSLIFMGVGAMTDFGPLIANPASFLLGAAAQFGIYGAYFLAFLMGFNGKEAAAISIIGGADGPTSIFLAGKLGMGGTLLGPIAVAAYSYMSLVPIIQPPIMKALTTKKERLVRMPQLRPVTKLEKILFPIIVTVVVVLILPTTAPLVGMLMLGNLFRECGVVKQLTETASNAMMYIVVILLGTSVGASTSAEAFLKISTLKIVLLGLIAFAFGTAAGVLFGKLMCLVTKGKVNPLIGSAGVSAVPMAARVSQKVGSQYDPTNFLLMNAMGPNVAGVIGTAVAAGTFLAIFNVQ, from the coding sequence ATGAGTAGTATAGTTGACGTATTGTCAAATTTAGCAAATCAGACAGGTTTTGCAAGTCTTGACTGGAAAAATTACGTTATGATCCTTGTAGCGTTCGTTTTCATGTTCCTTGCAATTAAGTTTGGTTTTGAGCCACTTCTTCTGGTACCAATCTCATTTGGTATGTTACTTGTTAACATGTTTCCAGATATAATGGCAGAAGGCGGATTATTACATTACTTCTACATGTTGGATGAATGGAGTATTCTTCCTTCACTGATCTTCATGGGTGTAGGTGCCATGACAGATTTTGGCCCGTTGATCGCAAACCCTGCAAGCTTTCTTCTTGGAGCTGCAGCACAGTTCGGTATCTACGGCGCATATTTCCTTGCTTTCCTGATGGGATTCAATGGTAAGGAAGCAGCAGCTATTTCTATTATCGGTGGTGCAGATGGTCCTACATCTATCTTCCTTGCCGGTAAACTTGGAATGGGTGGTACATTACTTGGACCAATCGCAGTAGCAGCATATTCTTATATGTCACTGGTTCCGATCATCCAGCCACCTATTATGAAAGCACTTACAACAAAGAAAGAGCGTCTGGTCAGAATGCCACAGCTTCGTCCTGTAACCAAGCTGGAAAAGATCCTTTTCCCAATTATCGTTACAGTCGTAGTTGTTCTGATCCTTCCTACAACAGCACCACTGGTTGGTATGCTGATGTTAGGTAACCTGTTCCGTGAGTGTGGTGTTGTAAAACAGCTTACAGAGACAGCATCCAATGCTATGATGTATATCGTAGTTATCTTACTTGGTACATCTGTTGGTGCAAGTACAAGTGCAGAAGCTTTCTTAAAGATCAGTACTTTAAAGATCGTATTACTTGGTCTGATCGCATTTGCATTCGGTACAGCAGCCGGTGTATTATTTGGTAAGTTAATGTGCCTGGTAACAAAGGGTAAGGTTAATCCGCTGATCGGTTCAGCCGGTGTATCTGCCGTACCTATGGCAGCCAGAGTTTCTCAGAAGGTAGGTTCCCAGTATGATCCTACGAACTTCCTTCTGATGAATGCAATGGGACCAAATGTTGCAGGTGTTATCGGTACAGCAGTTGCAGCAGGAACATTCCTTGCAATCTTTAATGTACAGTAA
- a CDS encoding carboxyl transferase, giving the protein MSNKLTLSASDRINALLDDASFVEIGAYVKARNTDFNIQDKDTPKDGVITGYGVINGNLVYVYSQDAKVLGGSVGEMHAKKIAKIYDMAMKMGAPVIGMIDCAGLRLQEATDALNAFGEVYGKQVMASGVIPQITAVFGACGGGASLVPSLSDFTFMTKEGAKLFVNSPNALAENNITKLDTSAADYVSENTANVDGVFETEEELLGMIRALVEVLPSCNLDDKEASANDNPNRIIPNLDSYKNDPRAVIQNIADDSLVLEMKKEYAGDVVTALIRMDGITVGCVGNQEDTITTAGAYKAEEFVDFCDAFNIPVLTLVNVTGFAATVEEEKTISKALAKLTNAYADATVPKVTVVMDKAYGTAYTVMNSKAIGADMVYAWPDAVIGTMDPEMAVKIMYEDELAAADDKLAFIKEKKAEYVAALSGAASAASRGYIDDIIEPDATRKRVIAAIQMLLSKEEMRPYKKHGTI; this is encoded by the coding sequence ATGAGCAACAAACTCACCCTGTCAGCAAGCGATAGAATTAATGCATTGCTTGATGACGCAAGCTTTGTTGAAATCGGTGCTTATGTGAAAGCAAGAAATACTGATTTTAACATTCAGGATAAGGATACTCCAAAAGATGGTGTTATCACCGGATATGGTGTTATCAATGGCAATTTAGTGTATGTATACAGTCAGGACGCTAAAGTTTTAGGCGGTTCTGTTGGTGAGATGCATGCTAAGAAGATTGCAAAAATTTATGATATGGCTATGAAGATGGGTGCACCTGTCATCGGTATGATCGACTGTGCAGGACTCAGACTTCAGGAAGCTACAGATGCACTGAATGCATTTGGTGAAGTATATGGCAAGCAGGTTATGGCTTCAGGTGTTATTCCTCAGATCACAGCTGTTTTTGGTGCATGTGGCGGCGGTGCTTCCCTTGTTCCATCATTATCAGACTTCACTTTCATGACAAAGGAAGGTGCAAAGTTATTTGTAAATTCTCCAAACGCTTTAGCAGAGAACAATATTACAAAGTTAGATACTTCCGCAGCTGATTATGTAAGTGAGAATACAGCAAATGTAGATGGTGTATTTGAGACAGAAGAAGAATTACTTGGTATGATCCGTGCATTGGTTGAGGTTCTTCCAAGCTGTAATCTGGACGACAAGGAAGCTTCTGCAAATGACAATCCAAACAGAATTATCCCAAATCTTGATTCTTACAAGAACGATCCAAGAGCAGTGATCCAGAATATTGCCGATGATTCTCTTGTGCTTGAGATGAAGAAGGAATATGCAGGAGATGTTGTTACAGCTCTGATCCGTATGGATGGTATCACAGTTGGATGTGTTGGTAATCAGGAAGATACGATCACAACAGCGGGTGCATATAAAGCAGAAGAATTTGTAGATTTCTGTGATGCATTTAACATTCCTGTTCTTACACTTGTAAATGTAACAGGTTTTGCTGCAACAGTTGAAGAAGAGAAGACCATCTCAAAGGCTCTTGCAAAACTTACAAATGCATATGCAGATGCAACAGTTCCAAAGGTTACGGTTGTTATGGACAAGGCCTATGGAACAGCATATACGGTTATGAACTCCAAGGCAATCGGAGCTGATATGGTATATGCATGGCCGGATGCAGTGATCGGTACTATGGATCCTGAGATGGCAGTTAAGATCATGTATGAAGATGAACTTGCAGCAGCAGACGACAAGCTTGCCTTCATCAAGGAGAAGAAAGCAGAATATGTTGCAGCTCTTTCAGGAGCAGCTTCGGCAGCATCCAGAGGATATATCGATGATATCATCGAGCCTGATGCTACAAGAAAGAGAGTGATCGCAGCGATCCAGATGCTCCTTTCAAAGGAAGAGATGAGACCTTATAAGAAACACGGTACTATATAA
- the rimO gene encoding 30S ribosomal protein S12 methylthiotransferase RimO, which translates to MKVLMVSLGCDKNLVDSEVMLGLLHKAGHEITNDEHEAEAVVINTCAFIKDAQEESINTIIEYGELKKTGSLKKLIVTGCLSQRYKDDILAELPEIDTIVGAANYDAIVDAIGSEEEHSFVTDINYMPEAVGGRIVTTGASMAYLKIAEGCGKMCTYCAIPYIRGKYRSIPMEQLLASAKELAAQGVKELILVAQETTLYGVDLYGEKTLPKLLHELCKIEEIQWIRLMYCYPEEITDELIDTIAEEEKVCHYLDIPIQHSEDPVLRRMGRRTCKKDIVELIAKLRIRIPDIAIRTTLIAGFPGETEADHEALMEFVNESEFDRLGVFTYSPEEGTPAASFPNQIENEVAEKWRDDIMALQQEVSYDKNQELLGKSLTVLIEGYVAEDDVYVGRTYRDAPDVDGMVFVDAPYELMSGTFVQVRITDANEYDLTGEMIE; encoded by the coding sequence ATGAAAGTATTGATGGTATCATTGGGCTGCGATAAGAACCTTGTGGACAGTGAGGTAATGCTCGGACTTCTGCATAAGGCAGGACATGAGATCACAAATGATGAACATGAGGCAGAGGCAGTTGTTATCAATACCTGTGCATTTATCAAAGATGCGCAGGAAGAAAGTATTAATACGATAATAGAATACGGAGAGCTGAAGAAGACAGGATCATTAAAGAAGCTGATCGTTACCGGCTGCCTGTCACAGCGATATAAAGATGATATCCTTGCAGAACTGCCGGAGATTGATACAATTGTCGGAGCTGCAAATTATGACGCGATCGTGGATGCAATCGGATCTGAAGAAGAACATTCCTTTGTTACAGATATCAATTATATGCCGGAGGCAGTTGGTGGACGTATCGTTACAACCGGAGCTTCAATGGCATATTTAAAGATCGCAGAAGGCTGTGGCAAGATGTGTACTTATTGTGCGATTCCATATATCAGAGGAAAGTACAGAAGTATTCCGATGGAACAGCTTCTGGCATCTGCAAAAGAGCTTGCTGCACAGGGAGTAAAAGAACTGATCCTTGTTGCACAGGAAACAACACTCTATGGAGTGGATCTGTATGGTGAAAAGACACTTCCGAAATTATTACATGAACTCTGCAAGATCGAGGAAATCCAGTGGATACGTTTGATGTACTGCTATCCGGAGGAGATCACAGACGAGCTGATCGATACGATCGCGGAGGAAGAAAAAGTCTGTCATTATCTTGATATACCGATTCAGCATTCAGAAGATCCTGTATTGCGACGCATGGGAAGACGTACCTGTAAAAAGGATATTGTAGAATTGATCGCAAAGCTTCGGATCCGGATTCCTGATATTGCGATCCGTACAACGCTGATCGCAGGATTTCCCGGTGAAACAGAAGCGGATCATGAAGCGCTTATGGAGTTTGTGAATGAGTCGGAATTTGACCGCCTGGGTGTGTTTACATATTCACCGGAGGAAGGGACTCCGGCAGCATCATTTCCTAATCAGATTGAAAATGAGGTTGCAGAAAAATGGCGGGATGATATAATGGCATTGCAGCAGGAAGTATCATACGACAAGAATCAGGAGCTGCTTGGCAAGAGTCTTACAGTACTGATCGAAGGCTATGTTGCAGAAGACGATGTATATGTCGGAAGAACTTATCGGGATGCGCCCGATGTAGATGGTATGGTATTTGTTGATGCACCGTATGAGCTGATGTCCGGCACCTTTGTACAGGTTCGGATCACAGATGCAAATGAATATGATCTGACAGGGGAGATGATAGAATGA
- a CDS encoding oxaloacetate decarboxylase subunit alpha — MAEKKPVKITETVLRDAHQSLIATRMTTEQMLPIIDKMDKVGYHSVECWGGATFDACLRFLKEDPWERLRKLRDGFKNTKLQMLFRGQNILGYRHYADDVVEYFVQKSIANGIDIIRIFDCLNDIRNLETAVKACNKEKGHAQVALSYTLGDAYTLDYWKDMAKRIEDMGADSICIKDMAGLLVPYKATELVQALKEGSSLPIQLHTHYTSGVASMTYMKAVEAGCDIIDTAISPLALGTSQPATEVMAKTFEGTPYDPGFDQNLLAEIADYFRPLREEWIKSGLLNPKVLGVNVKTLLYQVPGGMLSNLVSQLKEMNAEDKFEQVLEEVPRVRKDFGEPPLVTPSSQIVGTQAVLNVVTGERYKMCTKEAKALVAGEYGQSVKPVDPEVRKKVIGDQEPITCRPADLLENELGKIEKEMIQYKEQDEDVLTYALFPQVAVDFFKLREAKKTKVDATLVNKEDKAYPV, encoded by the coding sequence ATGGCAGAAAAGAAACCGGTTAAGATTACCGAAACTGTATTACGTGATGCGCATCAGTCACTGATCGCTACCCGTATGACAACAGAACAGATGCTTCCAATCATCGATAAGATGGATAAGGTTGGATATCATTCTGTTGAGTGCTGGGGTGGTGCTACATTCGATGCATGTCTCAGATTCCTTAAGGAAGATCCATGGGAGAGACTTAGAAAATTAAGAGATGGTTTTAAGAATACAAAGCTTCAGATGTTATTCAGAGGCCAGAACATTCTTGGTTACCGTCATTATGCAGATGATGTGGTTGAGTATTTTGTTCAGAAGTCAATCGCAAATGGTATTGATATTATCAGAATTTTCGACTGCTTAAATGATATCAGAAACCTTGAAACTGCTGTTAAGGCATGTAATAAGGAAAAAGGTCATGCACAGGTTGCACTTTCCTATACATTAGGTGATGCTTATACACTTGATTACTGGAAAGATATGGCTAAGAGAATTGAGGATATGGGTGCAGATTCTATCTGTATCAAGGATATGGCAGGTCTTCTTGTTCCATATAAGGCAACCGAGCTTGTTCAGGCATTAAAGGAAGGTTCTTCCCTTCCAATCCAGCTTCATACACATTATACATCAGGTGTTGCTTCCATGACATATATGAAGGCTGTTGAAGCAGGATGTGATATCATCGATACAGCAATTTCACCATTAGCACTTGGTACAAGCCAGCCTGCAACAGAAGTTATGGCTAAGACATTTGAAGGCACACCATATGATCCTGGATTTGATCAGAACCTTCTCGCTGAGATCGCTGATTACTTCAGACCATTAAGAGAAGAGTGGATTAAGTCCGGCCTTCTGAATCCAAAGGTTCTTGGTGTTAATGTTAAGACATTATTATATCAGGTACCGGGTGGTATGTTATCAAACCTTGTATCACAGTTAAAGGAAATGAACGCAGAAGATAAGTTCGAACAGGTTCTGGAAGAAGTCCCTAGAGTTCGTAAAGACTTCGGTGAACCACCTCTTGTTACTCCATCCAGCCAGATCGTTGGTACTCAGGCTGTATTAAATGTTGTTACAGGCGAGAGATACAAGATGTGTACAAAAGAGGCAAAAGCACTGGTTGCCGGCGAGTATGGTCAGTCTGTAAAGCCTGTTGATCCGGAAGTTAGAAAGAAAGTAATCGGTGATCAGGAGCCTATCACATGTCGTCCTGCTGATCTTCTTGAAAACGAGCTTGGTAAGATCGAGAAGGAAATGATTCAGTACAAGGAACAGGATGAAGATGTATTAACATATGCATTGTTCCCACAGGTTGCTGTTGATTTCTTCAAGTTAAGAGAAGCAAAGAAGACAAAGGTTGATGCAACACTTGTAAACAAAGAGGATAAGGCATATCCGGTATAA
- the folD gene encoding bifunctional methylenetetrahydrofolate dehydrogenase/methenyltetrahydrofolate cyclohydrolase FolD encodes MVQLIDGKAISKQIKDELKEQVAELSAKGIKICLAVIQVGNDPASSVYVGNKKKACAYIGIDSLSYELPEETTEKELLELIDKLNKDDAVNGILVQLPVPKHIDEDKIIKAISPLKDVDGFHPMSVGALSIGQPGFVSCTPAGVIQLLKRSGIEIAGKECVVIGRSNIVGKPMAMLLLRENGTVTICHSKTKDLKEVCKRADILVVAIGRPKMIDASYIKEGATVIDVGIHRDENNKLCGDVDFESASKVAGAITPVPGGVGPMTIAMLMHNCVDSINIK; translated from the coding sequence ATGGTTCAACTGATTGATGGAAAAGCAATATCAAAACAGATAAAAGATGAATTAAAGGAACAGGTAGCAGAGCTTTCGGCAAAAGGTATAAAGATTTGTCTGGCAGTTATTCAGGTAGGGAATGATCCGGCATCTTCCGTATATGTCGGCAATAAGAAAAAGGCATGTGCTTATATCGGTATTGATTCTTTGTCTTATGAGCTTCCGGAAGAGACAACGGAGAAAGAACTGTTAGAGCTGATCGATAAATTGAATAAGGACGATGCTGTAAATGGAATTCTGGTACAGCTTCCGGTTCCAAAACATATCGATGAGGACAAGATCATCAAAGCAATCTCACCATTAAAGGATGTTGATGGCTTCCATCCGATGAGCGTCGGAGCATTAAGTATCGGTCAGCCTGGATTTGTATCCTGCACACCGGCTGGTGTGATCCAGCTCTTAAAGCGTTCCGGAATCGAGATCGCAGGAAAAGAATGTGTTGTGATTGGCAGAAGCAATATCGTAGGCAAGCCTATGGCAATGCTGTTATTACGCGAGAATGGAACGGTTACGATCTGTCATTCAAAGACAAAGGATCTGAAAGAGGTATGTAAGCGCGCAGATATTCTTGTAGTTGCGATCGGCAGACCGAAGATGATCGATGCATCCTATATCAAAGAGGGTGCAACAGTGATCGATGTCGGAATACACAGAGACGAGAATAACAAATTATGTGGTGACGTTGATTTTGAATCAGCAAGCAAAGTTGCAGGAGCAATTACACCTGTACCGGGCGGAGTTGGTCCTATGACGATCGCAATGCTTATGCATAACTGTGTAGATTCGATCAATATAAAATAA
- a CDS encoding OadG family protein: MKKKLLLIVSMLAVTFMFAGCSASDDNGVKFAYNDQEIAQVAKDACETYQKYASADETYNYVIEAGEDAGVSENEIEAVKSFRNIGDECGEFKDFTGEYKITETEGNVIVTLYADCTEKEALIKVTFVDNSATYNLQRYQLMNQYGYSEEQADEALSSQGMYPYKSTDVEIAANMTFEDKMKAAGTNTLIGMATVFVVLIFISFIIYLLKFVPGFFDKEAKAAKKAAKKAEEAAKAEPVAETKEEDAGSAPAGQIVDIVKTETGESVMNDSELVAVITAAVAAASAGQNAYTTYPSKDKLVTRPIRRIKR; this comes from the coding sequence ATGAAGAAAAAATTATTATTAATAGTTTCTATGTTAGCTGTTACTTTTATGTTTGCCGGATGTAGTGCTTCTGATGATAACGGAGTAAAATTTGCTTATAACGATCAGGAGATCGCTCAGGTAGCAAAAGATGCCTGTGAGACATATCAGAAATATGCAAGCGCAGATGAGACCTATAACTATGTTATAGAAGCAGGCGAGGATGCAGGGGTTTCTGAAAATGAGATAGAAGCAGTCAAGTCATTCCGTAATATCGGTGATGAGTGCGGTGAGTTTAAAGATTTTACAGGTGAATACAAGATTACAGAGACAGAAGGAAATGTAATCGTTACTCTTTATGCTGACTGTACAGAAAAAGAAGCGTTGATCAAGGTAACATTTGTAGACAACAGTGCAACATATAACTTACAGAGATATCAGTTAATGAATCAGTATGGTTACAGTGAAGAGCAGGCTGATGAAGCCCTTTCTTCACAGGGTATGTACCCATATAAGTCAACTGATGTTGAGATTGCAGCAAACATGACATTTGAAGATAAGATGAAGGCAGCCGGAACCAACACCCTGATCGGTATGGCAACTGTATTCGTTGTTCTTATCTTTATATCATTTATCATCTATCTGTTAAAATTTGTTCCCGGCTTCTTTGATAAAGAAGCAAAAGCAGCCAAGAAGGCAGCTAAAAAAGCAGAAGAAGCAGCTAAGGCAGAGCCTGTTGCTGAGACAAAGGAAGAAGATGCAGGATCTGCACCGGCAGGACAGATTGTTGACATCGTTAAGACAGAAACAGGTGAAAGCGTAATGAATGATTCTGAACTGGTTGCAGTTATCACAGCCGCAGTTGCTGCTGCATCAGCAGGACAGAATGCATATACAACGTATCCAAGCAAAGATAAGCTTGTGACACGTCCGATCAGACGTATTAAGAGATAA
- a CDS encoding biotin/lipoyl-binding protein: protein MKNYRITVNGTSYDVSVEELAGGVAPVAAPVAAAPVAAPAPAAAPAPAPAAKSAGAGSIKVASPMPGKILDVKANVGDAVKKGQVILILEAMKMENEVVAPEDGTVASIDVASGATVEAGDTLATLN, encoded by the coding sequence ATGAAGAATTATAGAATTACAGTAAATGGTACATCATATGATGTTTCAGTTGAAGAATTAGCAGGTGGCGTTGCCCCTGTAGCAGCACCAGTTGCAGCAGCTCCTGTAGCAGCACCGGCACCAGCGGCAGCACCGGCACCAGCACCGGCAGCTAAGTCAGCAGGCGCAGGTTCCATTAAGGTTGCTTCTCCGATGCCTGGCAAGATCCTTGATGTTAAGGCAAATGTTGGTGATGCAGTTAAGAAGGGACAGGTTATTCTGATCCTTGAAGCTATGAAGATGGAAAACGAAGTTGTTGCTCCGGAAGATGGTACAGTAGCAAGCATCGACGTTGCATCAGGTGCAACTGTTGAAGCAGGAGATACATTAGCAACTCTGAACTAA
- the pgsA gene encoding CDP-diacylglycerol--glycerol-3-phosphate 3-phosphatidyltransferase, which translates to MNLPNKLTILRVIMIPFFVVFMYLDFAAAKWIALGIFIAAAITDTLDGQIARRCNLVTTFGKFMDPLADKLLVCSAMIALVDQGRIPAWIVIIIIAREFIISGFRLIAAEKGVVIAAGIWGKLKTVVQMVMVCFLIGNLGGKVIFVIEQVLIYAALVLTVISLIDYLVSNKNVLKD; encoded by the coding sequence ATGAATTTACCAAACAAATTAACAATATTGAGAGTTATAATGATTCCATTTTTTGTTGTGTTTATGTATCTTGATTTTGCAGCAGCCAAATGGATTGCGCTTGGTATCTTTATCGCTGCAGCGATCACGGATACATTAGATGGACAGATCGCAAGAAGATGTAATCTGGTCACAACATTTGGAAAATTCATGGATCCGTTAGCAGACAAGCTTCTGGTATGTTCTGCAATGATCGCACTGGTCGATCAGGGACGGATTCCTGCATGGATCGTTATTATCATCATTGCGAGAGAATTTATCATTAGCGGATTCCGGCTGATTGCAGCAGAAAAGGGTGTTGTTATTGCGGCTGGTATCTGGGGCAAATTAAAGACTGTTGTCCAGATGGTCATGGTTTGTTTCCTGATCGGTAATCTTGGTGGAAAAGTGATATTTGTAATCGAACAGGTGCTGATCTACGCTGCACTTGTATTAACGGTCATTTCACTGATCGATTATCTGGTATCAAACAAAAATGTCCTGAAGGATTAA
- a CDS encoding formate--tetrahydrofolate ligase — translation MLNDIEIAQQAEMKNIKEVAAKLDIKEDDIEMYGKYKAKLSDELIASVQKNENGKLILVTAINPTPAGEGKTTITVGLGEAMGRLNKKAVIALREPSLGPCFGIKGGAAGGGYAQVVPMEDLNLHFTGDFHAITSANNLLAAMMDNHIHQGNALGIDVNRIVFKRCMDMNDRALRHTVIGLGKRVDGVPREDGFVITVASEIMAILCLAADFNDLKERLGRIIVAYNYQNEPVTAKDLKAVGAMAALLKDAIKPNMIQTLEHTPALVHGGPFANIAHGCNSVIATKTALKLADYVITEAGFGADLGAEKFFDIKCRMNGLKPDAVVLVATVKALKYNGGVPKTELGQENLEALKKGIVNLEKHIENLQKYQVPVVVTLNRFITDTDAELAFVEKFCKDRNCDFALANVWEKGGEGGIELANAVLNTLENKKSDFKVLYKDELSIKEKISCIATEIYGAANVTYSPEADRAIAKIEEMGFGNFPVCMAKNQYSLSDDPKKLGRPEGFDINIREVYVSAGAGFVVAITGTIMTMPGLPKVPAAENISVNDDGVICGLF, via the coding sequence ATGTTAAACGACATCGAAATTGCACAGCAGGCAGAGATGAAGAATATAAAGGAGGTTGCGGCAAAGCTTGACATCAAAGAAGATGATATCGAGATGTATGGCAAATATAAAGCAAAGTTGTCAGATGAGCTTATCGCTTCCGTACAGAAAAATGAGAATGGTAAGCTGATCTTAGTTACAGCGATCAATCCGACTCCGGCAGGAGAAGGAAAAACAACGATCACAGTCGGACTTGGTGAAGCTATGGGAAGACTGAATAAGAAAGCGGTTATCGCACTTCGTGAACCATCACTTGGTCCGTGCTTTGGTATCAAGGGCGGTGCTGCCGGCGGCGGATATGCACAGGTAGTACCGATGGAGGATCTGAATCTTCATTTTACGGGTGATTTCCATGCGATCACATCTGCAAACAATCTGCTTGCAGCAATGATGGATAACCATATTCATCAGGGAAATGCACTCGGCATTGATGTGAACCGTATTGTATTTAAAAGATGTATGGATATGAATGACCGTGCACTGCGTCATACTGTGATCGGACTTGGAAAGCGTGTAGACGGTGTACCGAGAGAAGATGGCTTTGTGATCACAGTTGCATCAGAGATCATGGCGATCCTTTGTCTGGCAGCGGATTTCAATGATTTGAAGGAAAGACTTGGTAGGATCATTGTTGCATATAATTATCAGAACGAGCCTGTAACAGCAAAGGATCTGAAAGCGGTTGGTGCTATGGCTGCACTATTAAAGGATGCGATCAAGCCGAATATGATCCAGACGTTGGAGCATACACCTGCACTTGTGCATGGTGGACCATTTGCAAATATCGCACATGGCTGTAACAGTGTAATCGCAACAAAGACAGCATTAAAGCTGGCAGACTATGTAATTACAGAGGCTGGATTCGGAGCAGATCTTGGTGCAGAGAAGTTCTTTGATATCAAGTGCCGTATGAACGGACTGAAGCCGGATGCAGTTGTTCTGGTTGCGACCGTAAAGGCATTGAAGTACAACGGCGGTGTACCGAAGACAGAGCTTGGTCAGGAGAATCTGGAAGCATTAAAGAAAGGTATCGTAAACCTTGAAAAGCACATCGAGAATCTTCAGAAGTATCAGGTTCCTGTTGTCGTTACTTTAAACCGTTTCATCACAGACACAGATGCGGAACTTGCGTTTGTGGAGAAATTCTGTAAGGACAGAAACTGTGATTTCGCTCTTGCAAATGTATGGGAAAAAGGCGGCGAAGGCGGTATCGAGCTTGCAAATGCAGTATTAAATACACTTGAGAACAAAAAGAGTGATTTTAAAGTTTTATATAAAGATGAGTTGTCAATTAAAGAAAAGATCTCATGCATTGCAACAGAGATTTATGGTGCAGCAAATGTAACATACAGTCCGGAAGCAGATCGTGCGATCGCTAAGATTGAAGAAATGGGATTTGGAAACTTCCCTGTATGTATGGCAAAGAATCAGTATTCACTTTCGGATGATCCGAAGAAGCTTGGAAGACCGGAAGGATTTGATATTAATATCCGTGAAGTATATGTCAGTGCAGGTGCCGGCTTTGTGGTTGCAATCACAGGAACAATCATGACAATGCCTGGTCTGCCTAAGGTACCGGCCGCTGAAAATATCAGTGTAAATGATGACGGTGTAATCTGCGGATTATTCTAA